A DNA window from Comamonas sp. 26 contains the following coding sequences:
- a CDS encoding RNA methyltransferase: protein MAARPQVTEIHSRDNTFVKELRRLSQDSTAYRKQGQVWLEGDHLCRAALARGLKPKTAVFAQSFWPQAPEEWTQAASKVIVMADALFDEISSLESPARMGYVMDWDAGVQVQPGVATVLLDRVQDAGNVGSILRSAAAFGFTQIVALKGTAALWSQKVLRAGMGAHFGLHLVEAASIEDVQSLGLPLIVTSSHQGTLIHEANLPWPCAWAMGHEGQGVGNALMEMAEHRISIAQPGGEESLNVGAAAAICLHASSVSMLLRRG, encoded by the coding sequence ATGGCTGCACGCCCTCAAGTCACGGAAATTCATTCGCGCGACAACACTTTCGTCAAAGAGCTGCGCCGCCTCTCGCAGGACAGCACGGCTTATCGCAAGCAGGGCCAAGTCTGGCTCGAAGGCGACCACCTTTGCCGCGCTGCGCTGGCGCGTGGTTTGAAGCCTAAAACCGCCGTCTTTGCACAGTCTTTTTGGCCTCAAGCTCCCGAGGAATGGACGCAAGCAGCTAGTAAAGTCATAGTGATGGCCGATGCGCTGTTCGATGAAATCAGCAGTCTGGAGTCCCCCGCGCGCATGGGCTATGTGATGGACTGGGATGCAGGCGTGCAGGTGCAGCCCGGCGTGGCCACCGTGCTGCTCGATCGTGTGCAGGATGCTGGCAACGTGGGATCCATCTTGCGCAGTGCTGCGGCCTTTGGGTTCACGCAGATCGTGGCGCTCAAGGGCACGGCTGCGCTGTGGAGCCAGAAGGTGCTGCGTGCAGGCATGGGTGCTCACTTTGGTCTGCATCTGGTGGAAGCAGCTTCGATTGAAGATGTCCAGTCGCTGGGCCTGCCGCTGATAGTGACCAGCTCTCATCAGGGGACATTGATTCATGAAGCCAATCTTCCATGGCCTTGCGCATGGGCCATGGGTCATGAAGGGCAGGGCGTTGGCAATGCCTTGATGGAGATGGCGGAGCACCGCATCAGCATTGCTCAGCCAGGAGGTGAGGAGTCACTCAATGTAGGGGCGGCAGCTGCAATTTGCCTGCATGCAAGCAGCGTAAGCATGCTTCTGCGAAGAGGGTAA
- the greA gene encoding transcription elongation factor GreA, producing MATIPITKRGAEKLKTELQRLKTVERPAVIQAIAEARAQGDLSENAEYESAKEQQGFIEGRIIEVEGKLSAAQIIDPTGLDAGGRVVFGATVDLEDEDSGTAVTYQIVGEDEADLKHGLINVSSPIARALIGKEEGDTAVVQAPGGERRYEIVGVKYI from the coding sequence ATGGCCACCATCCCAATCACCAAGCGCGGAGCAGAAAAGCTCAAGACTGAACTGCAGCGCCTGAAGACTGTGGAGCGTCCCGCCGTCATTCAAGCCATTGCCGAAGCACGCGCTCAGGGTGATTTGAGCGAAAACGCCGAATACGAATCCGCGAAGGAGCAGCAGGGCTTCATCGAAGGTCGCATCATCGAAGTGGAAGGCAAGCTGTCCGCCGCGCAAATTATCGACCCCACAGGTCTGGATGCTGGCGGCCGCGTGGTGTTTGGCGCCACGGTTGATCTGGAAGACGAAGACAGCGGCACTGCTGTGACTTATCAGATCGTGGGCGAAGACGAGGCCGATCTGAAACACGGCCTCATCAACGTCTCCAGCCCCATCGCCCGCGCCCTGATTGGTAAGGAAGAGGGCGATACCGCTGTGGTGCAGGCACCCGGTGGCGAGCGTCGTTACGAAATCGTGGGCGTTAAGTACATCTAA
- a CDS encoding Kdo hydroxylase family protein translates to MESQIVKIDATDWSNVQRRDEWIAAVEAGKLLYFPQLTFQLTDQEKALLRPDVRDPKARNISLNVDGSIKGVAGDEATQKQVAAMVGRFRDQATGLIASLFPDYMPVVRMAPTSYRPSQVETRAQSWRADDKRMHVDAFPSRPNYGERILRVFTNVNPAGQPRVWRVGEPFTDVAKRFVPRAKPYSAWQAKALELLHVTKSYRSEYDHLMLQLHDGMKGDMDYQQNAPQETVPFAAGSTWVCFSDQAVHAVMSGQYMLEQTLFLPPGSEYNPAASPLSILSRMKGYSLVDAKHRK, encoded by the coding sequence ATGGAATCTCAAATCGTAAAAATCGACGCGACCGACTGGAGCAATGTCCAGCGTCGCGATGAATGGATTGCTGCCGTCGAGGCGGGCAAGTTGCTGTACTTTCCGCAACTGACCTTTCAGCTGACCGATCAGGAAAAAGCGCTGCTGCGCCCCGACGTGCGCGACCCCAAAGCGCGCAATATTAGCCTCAATGTAGATGGCTCGATCAAAGGCGTTGCCGGCGATGAAGCCACGCAAAAGCAGGTTGCCGCCATGGTGGGCCGCTTTCGCGATCAGGCCACGGGGCTGATTGCCAGCTTGTTCCCCGATTACATGCCTGTGGTGCGCATGGCGCCCACCAGCTATCGCCCCTCGCAGGTTGAAACGCGCGCCCAGTCATGGCGTGCGGACGACAAGCGCATGCATGTGGATGCTTTTCCATCACGGCCCAATTACGGCGAGCGTATCTTGCGCGTGTTCACCAATGTGAACCCCGCAGGCCAGCCGCGTGTGTGGCGTGTGGGTGAGCCTTTCACCGATGTTGCCAAGCGCTTTGTGCCACGTGCCAAGCCCTATAGCGCCTGGCAGGCCAAGGCGCTGGAGCTGCTGCATGTGACCAAGTCTTATCGCAGCGAATATGACCACCTGATGCTGCAATTGCACGACGGCATGAAGGGCGATATGGACTACCAGCAAAATGCGCCACAGGAGACTGTGCCGTTTGCTGCGGGCTCAACTTGGGTGTGCTTTTCCGATCAGGCTGTGCACGCGGTGATGTCGGGCCAGTACATGCTGGAGCAGACTTTGTTTCTGCCGCCGGGCAGCGAATACAACCCTGCAGCCAGCCCACTGTCCATTCTGTCGCGCATGAAGGGCTACTCGCTGGTCGATGCGAAGCATCGCAAGTAG
- a CDS encoding DUF4149 domain-containing protein, with the protein MYERLPVFLAALWWGSLCSIGFVAVPMLFVNLPAPAMAGFMAAKLFAAQTWISIACCGLLLVFSKRKHAEKIEAWAQAAIGFVIAGMLLALVVQYGVSPKIVARENLKLWHSVGTGMYALQWLCAAIVLWRVAGVRKQA; encoded by the coding sequence ATGTACGAGCGTCTGCCTGTTTTTCTGGCCGCTTTGTGGTGGGGCAGTTTGTGCTCTATTGGCTTTGTGGCTGTGCCCATGCTGTTCGTCAATTTGCCCGCGCCAGCGATGGCGGGCTTTATGGCGGCCAAGCTGTTTGCAGCGCAGACATGGATTTCGATAGCATGCTGCGGTCTACTGCTGGTCTTTTCAAAGCGAAAACATGCTGAAAAGATTGAGGCTTGGGCGCAAGCAGCTATCGGTTTTGTGATCGCAGGCATGCTGCTGGCCCTGGTCGTGCAGTACGGCGTATCACCCAAGATCGTTGCGCGTGAGAATCTAAAGCTCTGGCACAGCGTTGGCACGGGTATGTATGCCTTGCAGTGGCTGTGTGCCGCCATCGTGCTGTGGCGCGTTGCAGGCGTTCGCAAGCAGGCTTGA
- a CDS encoding glycosyltransferase yields the protein MVQTTQQQRHILCMKWGTKYGPEYVNRLYAMVRRHLSGDFRFVCLTDSIEGIRSEVECLPIPDLNIHLAPGQRDGAWKKLTTFERDLHGLKGQALFLDLDVVIVGSLDEFFALPGDFRIIHDYPRFWRFGKRIVGNSSVYRFELGAHADVLENFRANTEEMRAKYRNEQEYLSHFLHKQGKLDYWPAAWCPSFKYYCIPTWPTNYWKEPVPPADARIVIFHGEVNPPDALEGRRNKRFRHIEPAKWIEKAWG from the coding sequence ATGGTTCAGACCACACAGCAGCAACGCCACATTCTTTGCATGAAATGGGGTACCAAGTACGGCCCGGAGTACGTCAATCGACTCTATGCCATGGTGCGCCGCCATCTCAGCGGGGATTTTCGCTTTGTCTGCCTGACCGACAGTATTGAAGGGATTCGTTCCGAAGTGGAATGCCTACCCATTCCCGACCTGAACATTCACCTGGCCCCTGGCCAGCGTGACGGAGCCTGGAAAAAACTCACGACCTTTGAGCGAGACCTGCATGGTCTCAAAGGCCAGGCTTTATTCCTTGATCTGGATGTAGTCATTGTGGGCAGCCTGGATGAGTTCTTTGCGCTGCCCGGCGACTTTCGCATCATTCACGACTACCCGCGCTTCTGGCGTTTTGGTAAGCGGATTGTCGGCAACTCCTCGGTCTACCGTTTTGAGTTGGGTGCGCATGCCGATGTTCTTGAGAACTTCCGCGCCAACACCGAAGAAATGCGTGCCAAGTACCGCAATGAGCAGGAGTATCTGTCTCACTTTCTGCACAAGCAAGGGAAGCTGGATTACTGGCCTGCCGCCTGGTGCCCCAGCTTCAAGTACTACTGCATTCCGACCTGGCCCACCAATTACTGGAAAGAGCCGGTGCCGCCTGCGGATGCTCGCATCGTGATTTTCCACGGCGAAGTGAACCCACCCGATGCGCTGGAAGGCCGCCGCAACAAACGCTTCCGTCATATCGAACCTGCAAAATGGATCGAAAAGGCTTGGGGCTGA
- the carB gene encoding carbamoyl-phosphate synthase large subunit: protein MPKRNDLKSILIIGAGPIVIGQACEFDYSGVQACKALREEGYKVILINSNPATIMTDPATADVTYIEPITWQTVEKIIAKERPDAILPTMGGQTALNCALDLWKHGVLDKYKVELIGAKPEAIDKAEDRSKFKDAMTKIGLGSARSGIAHSMDEAWAVQKEMGFPTVIRPSFTLGGTGGGIAYNPEEFETICKRGLEASPTNELLIEESLLGWKEYEMEVVRDTADNCIIVCSIENLDPMGVHTGDSITVAPAQTLTDKEYQIMRNASLAVLREIGVDTGGSNVQFSVNPKDGRMIVIEMNPRVSRSSALASKATGFPIAKIAAKLAVGFTLDELKNEITGGATPASFEPSIDYVVTKIPRFAFEKFPAADDRLTTQMKSVGEVMAIGRTFQESFQKALRGLEVGVDGMNEKTQDREILEKELGVPGPDRIWYVGDAFAAGWSLDEVHNITKIDKWFLVQIEEIVKIELELDELYEAKGEGALAALDAQTLRSLKQKGFSDRRLAKLLHTSDKAVREARKALKVRPVFKRVDTCAAEFASNTAYMYSTYDEECEAAPTDKKKIMVLGGGPNRIGQGIEFDYCCVHAAMAMREDGYETIMVNCNPETVSTDYDTSDRLYFEPLTLEDVLEIVDVEQPEGVIVQYGGQTPLKLALGLEAEGVKIIGTTPDMIDAAEDRERFQKLLNELGLRQPPNATARTETEALEKAAGLGYPLVVRPSYVLGGRAMEIVHEQRDLERYMREAVKVSNDSPVLLDHFLSNAIECDVDCVRDKTGAVYIGGVMEHIEQAGVHSGDSACSLPPYYLKADTVAEIKRQTAAMAEGLSVVGLMNVQFAIKEVDGQDVIYVLEVNPRASRTVPFVSKATGVQLAKVAARCMAGQTLAEQGVTKEVTPPYFSVKEAVFPFVKFPGVDTILGPEMKSTGEVMGVGKTFGEAFVKSQLGAGVHLPAEGKVFLSVKNNDKARAVAVAKELVAMGYSLSATRGTAAALEAAGMSVQAVNKVTEGRPHVVDMIKNGDIAMVINTVEERRNAIADSRQIRTSALLARVTTFTTIFGAEAAVEGMKAMRGNLDVHSVQELHAMLTKA, encoded by the coding sequence ATGCCTAAGCGCAACGACCTCAAAAGCATTTTGATCATTGGCGCCGGTCCCATCGTGATCGGTCAGGCCTGCGAGTTTGACTACTCTGGCGTGCAGGCTTGCAAGGCCCTGCGCGAAGAGGGTTACAAGGTCATTCTGATCAACAGCAACCCCGCCACGATCATGACCGACCCCGCGACTGCGGACGTCACCTACATCGAGCCCATCACCTGGCAGACGGTCGAAAAGATCATCGCCAAGGAACGTCCCGATGCTATCTTGCCCACCATGGGTGGCCAGACTGCGCTGAACTGCGCGCTGGACCTGTGGAAGCACGGCGTGCTGGACAAGTACAAGGTCGAACTGATTGGCGCCAAGCCTGAGGCCATCGACAAGGCTGAAGACCGCTCCAAGTTCAAGGACGCCATGACCAAGATTGGTCTGGGCTCCGCACGTTCCGGCATCGCCCACTCGATGGACGAAGCCTGGGCTGTGCAAAAGGAAATGGGCTTCCCCACCGTGATTCGCCCCAGCTTCACGCTGGGCGGCACGGGCGGCGGCATTGCCTACAACCCTGAAGAATTCGAAACCATCTGCAAGCGCGGTCTGGAGGCTTCGCCTACCAACGAGCTGCTGATTGAAGAATCTCTGCTGGGCTGGAAAGAGTACGAGATGGAAGTGGTGCGCGACACCGCTGACAACTGCATCATCGTTTGCTCCATCGAAAACCTGGACCCCATGGGCGTGCACACCGGTGACTCCATCACCGTGGCGCCGGCCCAGACACTGACCGACAAGGAATACCAGATCATGCGTAACGCATCTCTGGCGGTTCTGCGCGAAATCGGTGTGGACACGGGCGGCTCCAACGTGCAGTTCTCGGTGAACCCCAAGGACGGTCGCATGATCGTCATTGAGATGAACCCCCGCGTCTCGCGTTCGTCGGCACTGGCGTCCAAGGCAACGGGCTTCCCCATTGCCAAGATCGCGGCCAAGCTGGCTGTGGGCTTCACGCTGGATGAACTCAAGAACGAAATCACCGGTGGTGCAACCCCCGCGTCGTTCGAGCCTTCGATCGACTACGTGGTCACCAAGATCCCACGTTTTGCGTTCGAAAAGTTCCCTGCTGCCGACGACCGCCTGACCACGCAGATGAAGTCTGTGGGCGAAGTGATGGCCATTGGCCGTACCTTCCAGGAGTCCTTCCAGAAGGCCTTGCGCGGTCTGGAAGTGGGCGTGGACGGCATGAACGAAAAGACCCAGGACCGCGAGATTCTGGAAAAGGAACTGGGCGTACCCGGTCCCGACCGCATCTGGTATGTGGGTGACGCTTTCGCGGCTGGCTGGTCGCTGGACGAAGTCCACAACATCACCAAGATCGACAAGTGGTTCCTGGTGCAAATCGAAGAGATCGTCAAGATCGAACTCGAGCTGGACGAGCTCTACGAAGCCAAGGGCGAAGGCGCTCTGGCGGCTCTGGATGCGCAGACCCTGCGCAGCCTCAAGCAAAAGGGCTTCTCGGACCGCCGCCTGGCCAAGCTGCTGCACACCAGCGACAAGGCCGTGCGCGAAGCGCGCAAGGCGCTGAAGGTGCGTCCTGTGTTCAAGCGCGTGGACACCTGCGCTGCCGAGTTCGCTTCCAACACCGCATACATGTACTCCACGTATGACGAAGAGTGCGAAGCAGCTCCCACGGACAAGAAGAAGATCATGGTGCTGGGCGGTGGCCCCAACCGTATCGGCCAGGGTATCGAGTTTGACTATTGCTGCGTGCACGCAGCAATGGCCATGCGCGAAGATGGTTACGAAACCATCATGGTCAACTGCAATCCCGAAACCGTGTCCACCGACTACGACACGTCCGACCGCCTGTACTTCGAGCCGCTGACGCTGGAAGACGTGCTGGAAATCGTGGACGTCGAGCAGCCCGAAGGCGTGATCGTGCAGTACGGCGGTCAAACGCCTCTGAAGCTGGCGCTGGGCCTAGAAGCCGAAGGCGTGAAGATCATCGGCACTACGCCCGACATGATTGACGCGGCCGAAGACCGCGAGCGCTTCCAGAAGCTGCTCAACGAACTGGGACTGCGTCAGCCCCCGAACGCGACTGCACGTACCGAAACCGAAGCGCTGGAAAAGGCCGCTGGCCTGGGCTACCCCCTGGTGGTGCGCCCCTCCTACGTGCTCGGCGGCCGTGCGATGGAAATCGTGCACGAGCAGCGTGATCTGGAGCGCTACATGCGCGAAGCCGTGAAGGTCTCCAACGACTCTCCCGTGCTGCTGGACCACTTCCTCTCCAACGCCATCGAGTGCGATGTGGACTGCGTGCGTGACAAGACCGGTGCTGTGTATATCGGCGGCGTGATGGAACACATCGAACAGGCTGGTGTGCACTCCGGTGACTCCGCTTGCTCGCTGCCTCCTTACTACCTGAAGGCTGATACGGTTGCTGAAATCAAGCGCCAGACTGCTGCCATGGCCGAAGGCCTGAGCGTGGTGGGTCTGATGAACGTGCAGTTCGCCATCAAGGAAGTGGACGGCCAGGACGTGATCTACGTGCTGGAAGTGAACCCCCGCGCTTCGCGTACCGTGCCTTTCGTCTCCAAGGCGACTGGCGTGCAGCTGGCCAAGGTTGCCGCACGTTGCATGGCTGGCCAGACTCTGGCCGAGCAGGGCGTGACCAAGGAAGTCACACCACCTTACTTCAGCGTGAAGGAAGCCGTGTTCCCGTTCGTGAAGTTCCCCGGTGTGGACACCATTCTCGGCCCCGAGATGAAGTCCACCGGTGAAGTCATGGGTGTGGGCAAGACTTTCGGCGAAGCCTTTGTAAAGAGTCAGCTGGGTGCCGGTGTGCACCTGCCGGCCGAAGGCAAGGTTTTCCTGTCCGTGAAGAACAACGACAAGGCCCGTGCCGTGGCTGTGGCCAAGGAATTGGTTGCCATGGGCTACAGCCTGAGCGCAACCCGCGGAACAGCGGCTGCATTGGAAGCTGCTGGCATGTCGGTGCAGGCCGTGAACAAGGTGACGGAGGGTCGTCCTCATGTGGTTGACATGATCAAGAATGGCGACATCGCCATGGTCATCAACACCGTGGAAGAACGCCGCAATGCCATCGCTGATTCGCGTCAGATCCGTACCAGCGCCTTGCTGGCTCGCGTGACGACCTTCACCACCATCTTCGGCGCTGAAGCAGCTGTGGAAGGCATGAAGGCCATGCGTGGCAATCTGGATGTGCATTCCGTGCAGGAACTGCACGCTATGCTGACCAAGGCCTGA
- the lpxB gene encoding lipid-A-disaccharide synthase produces the protein MVAGEASGDLLASLLLGGLRQRWPDVTSMGIGGEKMQELGFDAWWQSERLAVHGYSWEVLARVAELLGIRKKLRQRLIAHPPSVFVGVDAPDFNLGLETKLREAGVKTVHFVCPSIWAWRADRIEKIRRAADHVLCIFPFEPELLAQHGIEATYVGHPLAQVIPLHPDRAAARARLGLPEEGLVLALLPGSRRSEVRYIASGFFKAAALVQKALPATKIVVPAVPSLFEEVKRIAAEAGMADKVLIVKGQSHDVLAACDCTLIASGTATLEAALYKRPMVISYSMHPWSWHLMKRKQLQPWVGLPNILCGDFVVPELLQDAATPEALAKAALGWLRASQDSPVTIEALVERFTALHHELRRDTAELAAHAIEKIIASPAA, from the coding sequence ATGGTGGCGGGTGAGGCTTCGGGCGATTTGCTCGCCTCCCTGCTGCTTGGTGGTCTGCGTCAGCGCTGGCCTGATGTAACGTCGATGGGCATTGGCGGCGAGAAGATGCAGGAACTCGGCTTTGATGCGTGGTGGCAGTCCGAGCGGCTGGCCGTGCACGGTTACAGCTGGGAAGTACTGGCCCGCGTGGCTGAGCTGCTGGGCATTCGCAAAAAGCTGCGCCAGCGCCTGATTGCGCACCCGCCCTCGGTCTTTGTGGGGGTGGATGCGCCGGACTTCAATCTGGGTCTTGAAACCAAGCTGCGCGAGGCCGGCGTTAAAACCGTGCACTTCGTGTGCCCCTCCATCTGGGCCTGGCGTGCCGATCGCATCGAAAAGATCCGCCGCGCGGCCGACCATGTGCTGTGCATTTTTCCGTTCGAGCCAGAGTTGCTGGCCCAGCACGGCATTGAGGCGACCTATGTAGGCCACCCGCTGGCTCAGGTCATTCCGCTGCACCCTGATCGCGCTGCGGCGCGCGCCCGACTGGGTTTGCCTGAAGAGGGTCTGGTCCTGGCTTTGCTGCCCGGTAGCCGCCGCTCTGAAGTGCGCTATATCGCTTCCGGCTTTTTCAAGGCTGCGGCGCTGGTGCAGAAAGCGCTGCCAGCTACGAAAATCGTAGTGCCTGCGGTGCCTTCCTTGTTTGAGGAAGTCAAGCGTATTGCTGCTGAGGCTGGCATGGCGGACAAGGTGCTCATCGTCAAGGGCCAGTCCCATGATGTGCTGGCCGCTTGCGACTGTACGCTGATTGCCAGCGGCACCGCCACGCTGGAGGCCGCGCTCTACAAGCGCCCCATGGTCATCAGCTACAGCATGCACCCCTGGAGCTGGCACCTGATGAAGCGCAAGCAGCTCCAGCCCTGGGTGGGGCTGCCCAATATTCTGTGCGGCGATTTTGTCGTGCCCGAGTTGCTGCAAGACGCCGCAACCCCCGAGGCGCTGGCGAAGGCTGCACTGGGCTGGCTCCGAGCCAGCCAGGATTCTCCTGTCACCATTGAAGCGCTGGTTGAGCGCTTCACCGCGCTACATCACGAACTGCGCCGAGATACTGCCGAACTGGCTGCCCATGCGATCGAAAAAATCATTGCCTCCCCTGCTGCTTGA
- a CDS encoding YhbY family RNA-binding protein gives MPQIELTPAQRREHRAEAHHLDPVVLIGGDGLTPAVQKEVDAALNAHGLIKVRVFGDDRASREQIYMQLCDELGAAPIQHIGKLLVLWRPIPEKERQHDEDRMPGPRDIKVLKFGRAGSKPEVKQLRVLGNQRLTAGGTIKRAKPKQKSVKKGH, from the coding sequence ATGCCCCAAATTGAATTAACTCCCGCACAGCGCCGGGAACACCGCGCTGAAGCCCACCATCTGGACCCCGTTGTCCTCATCGGTGGCGATGGTCTAACCCCCGCCGTACAGAAGGAAGTGGACGCTGCACTCAATGCCCATGGTCTGATCAAGGTCCGCGTTTTCGGTGATGACCGCGCCAGCCGCGAGCAAATTTACATGCAACTTTGCGACGAACTCGGCGCAGCTCCTATCCAGCACATCGGCAAATTGCTCGTGCTGTGGCGCCCCATTCCTGAGAAGGAACGTCAGCACGACGAAGACCGCATGCCCGGCCCTCGCGACATCAAGGTGCTCAAGTTCGGCCGCGCCGGCTCCAAGCCTGAAGTCAAGCAACTGCGCGTACTGGGCAACCAGCGCCTGACAGCTGGCGGCACGATCAAGCGCGCCAAGCCCAAGCAAAAGTCGGTCAAAAAAGGCCATTGA
- the carA gene encoding glutamine-hydrolyzing carbamoyl-phosphate synthase small subunit — protein MLLSLKGNFPSAILALADGTVFIGNSIGAQGTTVGEVVFNTSLTGYQEILTDPSYCQQIVTLTYPHIGNYGVNSEDVEADKIHAAGLIIKNLPLLASNFRSEQTLSEYLIAGNTVAIANIDTRKLTRLLRDQGAQNGAIVGLAAGEAVTQAKIDEAVAAAKAAPSMKGLDLAKVVTTDKSYAWTETEWKLGQGYGKLEAPKFKVVAYDFGVKKNILRMLAERGCDVTVVSAQTPAKDVLAMNPDGVFLSNGPGDPAPCDYAIAAVQEIMAAKMPLFGICLGHQIMALASGAKTFKMQNSHHGANHPVKDLDSGRVSITSQNHGFAVDVESLPVNTRATHISLFDGTLQGLERTDVPAFCFQGHPEASPGPNDIGYLFDRFTALMEKN, from the coding sequence GTGCTTTTGTCTCTCAAGGGAAATTTCCCATCCGCCATTCTGGCGCTCGCAGACGGCACGGTCTTTATTGGCAACTCGATTGGTGCGCAAGGCACCACCGTTGGTGAAGTCGTTTTCAACACTTCGCTGACTGGCTATCAAGAAATCCTCACTGACCCCAGCTACTGCCAGCAGATCGTGACACTCACGTATCCGCATATCGGCAACTATGGCGTCAACTCCGAGGACGTCGAGGCTGACAAGATCCATGCCGCAGGTCTGATCATCAAGAACCTGCCATTGCTGGCCAGCAACTTCCGCAGCGAGCAAACGCTGTCGGAATACCTGATTGCTGGCAACACTGTGGCTATTGCCAACATCGATACCCGCAAGCTCACACGTCTGCTGCGAGACCAAGGCGCACAGAACGGTGCGATCGTGGGTCTGGCTGCCGGCGAAGCCGTGACGCAGGCCAAGATCGACGAAGCTGTTGCCGCTGCCAAGGCCGCCCCCAGCATGAAGGGTCTGGACCTGGCCAAGGTCGTGACCACCGATAAGTCCTACGCCTGGACTGAAACCGAGTGGAAGCTGGGCCAAGGCTACGGCAAGCTCGAAGCCCCCAAGTTCAAGGTCGTGGCCTATGACTTTGGCGTGAAGAAGAACATTCTGCGCATGCTGGCCGAGCGTGGTTGCGACGTGACCGTCGTGTCCGCCCAGACCCCTGCCAAAGATGTGCTGGCGATGAACCCCGATGGCGTGTTCCTCTCCAACGGCCCTGGCGATCCCGCACCTTGTGACTACGCTATTGCTGCTGTACAAGAGATCATGGCTGCCAAGATGCCTTTGTTTGGTATCTGCCTGGGTCACCAGATCATGGCCCTGGCCTCCGGTGCCAAGACCTTCAAGATGCAAAACAGCCACCACGGTGCCAACCATCCTGTGAAGGATCTGGACTCCGGTCGCGTCAGCATCACCAGCCAGAACCACGGCTTTGCGGTGGACGTCGAGTCGTTGCCAGTCAACACCCGCGCCACGCACATCAGCCTGTTTGACGGCACGCTGCAAGGTCTGGAGCGCACCGATGTGCCCGCCTTCTGCTTCCAGGGTCACCCCGAAGCATCGCCCGGCCCGAACGATATCGGCTATCTGTTTGACCGCTTCACCGCGCTGATGGAGAAGAACTAA
- the rnhB gene encoding ribonuclease HII yields MRSKKSLPPLLLEQDNLPWHPPGLVAGVDEAGRGPLAGPVVAAAVILDDMKPIVGLNDSKKLTANRREVLYDEIRAKALCFCIAQASVQEIDEINILQATLLAMRRAVMGLRLKPVLVLVDGNQLPQIDVQAEAIVKGDSLVQAISAASILAKVTRDRWCERLDAQYPQYGFAGHKGYGTAAHLAALRAHGATAEHRQSFSPVAQVLLAGQVCEGVMALPVLCETGLSGVTSTLQMSQVSLYA; encoded by the coding sequence ATGCGATCGAAAAAATCATTGCCTCCCCTGCTGCTTGAGCAAGATAACCTGCCCTGGCATCCGCCCGGGCTGGTTGCAGGGGTGGATGAAGCTGGGCGCGGCCCGCTGGCTGGTCCGGTGGTGGCTGCGGCCGTCATTTTGGATGACATGAAGCCCATTGTGGGCCTGAACGACTCCAAAAAGCTCACGGCCAACCGCCGTGAGGTGCTGTATGACGAAATCCGCGCCAAGGCGCTGTGCTTTTGTATAGCTCAGGCATCGGTGCAGGAAATTGACGAAATCAATATTCTTCAGGCCACATTGCTGGCCATGCGCCGCGCGGTGATGGGCTTACGCCTCAAGCCCGTGCTGGTGCTGGTCGATGGCAATCAGCTGCCGCAGATTGATGTGCAGGCCGAGGCCATCGTCAAGGGCGACTCGCTGGTGCAGGCGATTTCTGCAGCTTCCATTCTGGCCAAGGTCACGCGTGACCGCTGGTGCGAGCGGTTGGATGCCCAATATCCGCAATACGGCTTTGCAGGCCACAAGGGCTATGGCACGGCGGCTCACCTCGCGGCGCTGCGCGCCCATGGCGCTACGGCAGAGCATCGCCAGTCTTTCTCGCCGGTGGCGCAGGTGCTGTTGGCCGGTCAGGTGTGCGAAGGCGTCATGGCGTTGCCTGTGTTGTGCGAGACCGGCCTTTCCGGCGTGACTTCTACATTACAGATGTCGCAGGTGTCGCTGTACGCCTAA